From Spongiibacter tropicus DSM 19543, a single genomic window includes:
- a CDS encoding CHAT domain-containing protein yields MMQLWGKSALLGISAIVLSGCASFDLSGDWGRENAIQGNYQFNYAEKHSTGVQNLCTNLLKVQNFKGFDHCISQLQEHHVVDGRLVSRAALSNTYMSEDYTTALIDGLKAEAALNRAHLEEVPLYLAPALVAVRGAPGQFLHGKIGSVDIYRAYVAPRVLGVAAVYEGLYGSEDKSRAYIEELAGLDVSGWLVSYMEPDKRAWLAKAYISLGDYPAAYTAITNEEAAGGKLLYEAFFKLNPAYYLVSAVSGATSDKLQDYANMESEAMFCHTLYKLKAESAAACYEKLLQHPFIDVFGGLKFTALQEYGRIQLHAGSRDKAKVALTEAVQILEAQRSSLSLDTTKLGFVSDKLSVYRDLIELYVAENQPERAIEYSERAKARALVDLLASRDTPPSPKNGADLQSLLASVDDMENRLASVSLNDEAERSATRGLLRKYQESLNTAAPEFTSLRVVSSPSIAELQSMLEEGEGLLEYFGDGDDLWVFVLSQQGVSAAKLTVVGLESLIATVRRDLLDPSSDHFSRSSRELYEAILEPVEERLQGFERLTVVPHAALHYVPFSALYDGQAFLIDKLELRVLPSASVLKFLVGSEDGTAESMLVLGNPDLNDPEMDLPGAELEAINIAKMRPNTDVLLRKNASEQLVKSSAEQYRYLHIASHGIFNAEDPMSSALLLSEGGGEDGLLSVAELFDLRLNADLVTLSACETALGEVTGGDDVIGFTRGFLYAGAESIVASLWKVSDVATNQLMQAFYEGLPEQGKSAALRQAQLALKSGQYAHPYYWGAFQLTGQYD; encoded by the coding sequence ATGATGCAGCTATGGGGTAAGAGCGCGTTGCTCGGTATATCGGCAATTGTGCTATCCGGGTGCGCCAGTTTTGATTTGTCCGGGGATTGGGGGCGTGAAAATGCTATTCAGGGTAATTACCAGTTTAATTACGCTGAGAAGCATTCGACGGGGGTTCAGAACCTGTGCACCAATTTACTGAAAGTGCAGAATTTTAAGGGTTTTGATCATTGTATTTCGCAGCTACAGGAACATCATGTTGTTGATGGCCGCTTAGTGAGTAGGGCAGCCCTTAGCAACACCTATATGTCGGAAGACTACACCACCGCATTGATAGATGGACTTAAAGCCGAGGCGGCACTTAATCGCGCTCACCTTGAAGAGGTCCCTCTTTATCTCGCGCCGGCCTTGGTCGCTGTAAGAGGTGCTCCAGGCCAGTTCCTGCATGGCAAAATCGGCAGTGTTGATATTTATCGTGCGTATGTTGCACCGAGGGTGTTGGGGGTAGCGGCGGTATACGAAGGGCTATATGGGTCTGAAGATAAGTCCCGAGCATATATTGAAGAGCTGGCTGGGCTTGATGTTAGTGGCTGGCTGGTGAGCTATATGGAGCCTGATAAGCGGGCCTGGCTTGCCAAGGCGTATATTTCTCTTGGCGATTATCCGGCCGCTTACACAGCAATTACCAATGAAGAGGCGGCTGGTGGAAAGCTGTTGTATGAAGCGTTTTTCAAACTGAATCCCGCCTACTATCTTGTCTCTGCGGTATCCGGAGCGACATCGGACAAGCTTCAGGACTACGCCAACATGGAAAGTGAGGCGATGTTCTGTCACACCCTTTATAAGCTGAAGGCAGAGAGCGCAGCAGCCTGTTACGAAAAGCTGTTACAACATCCATTTATCGATGTTTTCGGGGGATTGAAGTTTACCGCTTTGCAGGAATATGGCCGTATTCAATTGCATGCAGGGAGTCGGGATAAAGCAAAGGTCGCTCTTACCGAAGCGGTACAAATTTTGGAGGCGCAGCGTTCAAGCTTGTCCCTGGATACCACAAAGCTGGGTTTTGTTAGTGACAAGTTGTCGGTGTATCGAGACTTGATCGAGTTGTATGTAGCTGAGAACCAGCCAGAGCGCGCCATTGAGTATTCAGAGCGGGCAAAGGCGCGAGCCCTGGTCGACCTTCTTGCCTCTCGTGATACACCGCCATCGCCAAAGAACGGTGCAGATTTGCAGAGCTTGCTTGCTTCTGTTGATGACATGGAGAATCGTCTGGCGTCGGTAAGCCTCAATGATGAAGCTGAACGTTCAGCGACGCGAGGACTGCTTAGAAAGTACCAAGAAAGCCTGAATACGGCTGCACCGGAGTTTACGTCTTTGCGCGTGGTAAGCTCGCCCAGTATCGCTGAACTTCAATCCATGCTGGAGGAAGGTGAGGGTCTGCTGGAATACTTTGGCGACGGTGATGACTTGTGGGTCTTTGTGCTCAGCCAACAGGGCGTCTCAGCCGCAAAATTAACGGTGGTGGGGCTGGAGTCGCTGATTGCTACCGTGCGACGTGACCTTCTGGATCCATCGTCAGACCATTTTTCGCGCAGTAGTCGGGAGCTGTATGAGGCTATTCTCGAACCGGTTGAGGAGCGCTTACAAGGTTTCGAACGCCTCACGGTTGTGCCTCATGCTGCGCTGCATTATGTCCCGTTTTCGGCACTCTACGACGGTCAGGCTTTCCTGATCGATAAGCTTGAGCTACGTGTACTGCCCAGTGCCTCAGTGTTGAAATTCCTGGTAGGCAGCGAGGATGGTACTGCCGAGTCGATGCTGGTACTGGGAAACCCCGATTTGAATGACCCTGAAATGGATTTACCGGGCGCGGAACTTGAAGCGATAAATATAGCGAAAATGCGCCCGAATACGGATGTACTGCTGCGTAAAAACGCCAGTGAGCAGTTGGTGAAGTCCAGCGCCGAACAATACCGGTATCTGCACATCGCCTCGCACGGGATTTTTAATGCAGAAGACCCAATGTCGTCTGCCTTGCTGCTATCGGAGGGCGGTGGAGAGGACGGCCTGTTGTCGGTCGCAGAGTTATTTGATTTGCGGCTGAATGCCGATCTGGTCACGCTGTCTGCCTGCGAGACCGCGCTGGGTGAAGTCACTGGCGGTGACGATGTGATCGGCTTTACCCGCGGGTTTTTGTACGCGGGCGCTGAGTCGATTGTCGCCAGTTTATGGAAAGTGAGCGATGTGGCGACCAATCAATTAATGCAGGCTTTTTATGAAGGTCTGCCGGAGCAAGGGAAGAGCGCGGCTTTGCGGCAGGCGCAACTGGCGTTGAAATCAGGTCAGTACGCCCATCCCTACTACTGGGGCGCATTCCAGCTGACGGGGCAATATGATTAG
- a CDS encoding DUF4384 domain-containing protein: protein MAAQRKQASLGMALIALLCANSSHAQNMVGLGYGDSREKAVQLAYVDLAQQLFVRVESITEVNQTLESSRISQRSISETDIPLLQVPVSCSVTSAEHECRAEFDSVAARPRYQKALAQAESGLREDYARYQSVSADAKYPAGKTLATALSNYQKLRRVAGFLNLDSDFNPRDIASAVAQWQASARFNVSSLRAAAELIVDDVAEANVSVTPPFVQDSQELTPFGRAFLKELETQLGARLGKHAPRYQLLGSYVVNEKGMDLSYELIDLQGNTTMQVKQIHLLPTAYSSYETEPSSIDFDQLLRKGFAVSSDFSVAVATNKGMRNLAFEAGDSLELLVKLNRPGYFYVVGYSREDDADIQYLLPIGYGRGREQFVQYVSAEQANRWVSLGAFEVAPPFGTERLQVFAAEETPIDSLPPHFYDDESGYYLIGENAAAPKVADRTRGLKRIRQESKAEAESVLIFSTYE from the coding sequence ATGGCTGCTCAGCGAAAACAGGCTTCATTGGGGATGGCGTTGATTGCGCTGCTCTGTGCTAACAGCAGCCATGCGCAAAACATGGTTGGGCTTGGGTACGGCGATTCCAGAGAAAAAGCTGTTCAGCTTGCTTACGTTGATCTGGCGCAGCAACTGTTCGTTAGAGTTGAATCGATAACCGAAGTTAATCAAACTCTTGAGAGTAGTCGTATTTCCCAGCGCTCGATCTCTGAAACCGATATTCCTCTTTTGCAGGTTCCGGTCAGCTGCTCGGTGACGAGTGCGGAGCACGAATGTCGGGCGGAGTTTGATTCTGTGGCAGCGCGGCCTCGCTACCAGAAGGCGCTGGCGCAAGCGGAAAGTGGCCTGCGTGAAGATTATGCCCGTTATCAGTCGGTAAGTGCGGATGCCAAGTATCCGGCTGGAAAAACCTTGGCCACAGCGTTGAGTAATTATCAAAAGCTTCGCCGCGTCGCCGGTTTTCTGAACTTGGACTCTGACTTTAATCCCCGTGATATCGCCTCGGCTGTGGCGCAATGGCAGGCGTCAGCGCGCTTTAATGTCTCATCGTTGCGCGCTGCCGCCGAGCTGATTGTTGACGACGTTGCAGAAGCGAATGTGAGCGTCACGCCGCCGTTTGTCCAGGACTCACAAGAGTTGACTCCGTTTGGGCGCGCCTTCCTCAAGGAGCTTGAAACACAGCTGGGTGCCAGATTGGGCAAGCATGCACCGCGCTATCAACTGCTTGGCAGTTATGTCGTGAACGAGAAGGGCATGGACCTCAGTTACGAACTGATTGACCTGCAGGGCAACACCACGATGCAGGTAAAACAGATTCACCTGCTGCCGACGGCGTATTCTTCCTATGAGACCGAGCCGAGCTCGATAGATTTTGATCAGCTGTTGCGCAAAGGGTTCGCGGTCTCCAGTGACTTTTCGGTTGCCGTGGCCACCAATAAAGGTATGCGCAACCTGGCCTTTGAAGCAGGGGATTCACTGGAACTGCTGGTGAAGCTGAATCGCCCCGGTTACTTCTATGTGGTGGGTTACAGCCGGGAGGATGATGCAGATATCCAATATCTTCTGCCGATTGGCTACGGCCGCGGTCGCGAGCAGTTTGTGCAGTATGTTTCCGCCGAACAGGCTAATCGCTGGGTGTCGCTAGGGGCGTTTGAAGTCGCTCCACCATTTGGCACCGAACGCCTGCAGGTTTTTGCTGCAGAAGAAACCCCCATCGACTCGCTGCCGCCACATTTCTACGATGACGAAAGTGGTTACTACCTCATCGGTGAGAATGCTGCTGCACCAAAAGTTGCGGATAGAACGCGAGGGCTGAAACGGATTCGTCAGGAAAGCAAGGCCGAGGCGGAGTCAGTACTGATCTTTTCAACCTACGAGTGA
- the queA gene encoding tRNA preQ1(34) S-adenosylmethionine ribosyltransferase-isomerase QueA: MQRRDFHFDLPDELIARYPAQQRDGSRLLVLEGDGAVHHRHFPDLLSYLRKGDLLVFNNTRVIPARLFGAKESGGRVEILIERMVDERHALAHVRASKSPKAGSRLFLASDAEAEVSDAGVMVQGRHGALFELEFDASLLSRLEEFGHMPLPPYIDRQDEASDQERYQTVYASRDGAVAAPTAGLHFTEAFLSACREKGVEQAFVTLHVGAGTFQPVRADDIRDHEMHAEYIEVSEQVAEQVRATRARGGRVIAVGTTSVRSLESASQGGEIAAFSGDSRIFIYPGYQFKSVDALFTNFHLPESTLIMLVSALAGRDAVMAAYREAVAERYRFFSYGDAMLVFPSQQERDSDE; encoded by the coding sequence ATGCAACGCCGCGATTTTCACTTTGATTTGCCCGATGAGCTGATTGCCCGTTATCCCGCCCAGCAGCGCGACGGTAGCCGTTTGTTGGTGCTGGAGGGCGATGGCGCTGTCCATCATCGTCACTTCCCCGATTTGCTGAGCTATCTGCGCAAAGGCGACCTGTTGGTGTTTAACAACACTCGGGTGATTCCCGCGCGCCTCTTTGGCGCGAAAGAGAGTGGCGGGCGCGTTGAGATACTTATCGAGCGAATGGTGGATGAGCGCCATGCGCTGGCGCACGTGCGGGCCAGCAAGTCGCCCAAAGCGGGCAGCCGTTTGTTTCTCGCCAGTGATGCCGAAGCCGAGGTCAGCGACGCCGGTGTGATGGTGCAGGGGCGCCATGGGGCGCTGTTCGAACTGGAGTTCGATGCCTCACTCTTGTCGCGGCTGGAGGAGTTCGGGCATATGCCCCTGCCGCCGTATATTGATCGCCAGGATGAGGCCTCGGATCAAGAGCGCTATCAGACGGTCTACGCCAGCCGCGACGGAGCGGTAGCGGCGCCTACGGCCGGTCTGCATTTTACCGAAGCGTTTTTGTCAGCCTGCCGGGAGAAAGGCGTCGAGCAAGCCTTTGTGACCTTGCATGTTGGTGCGGGTACCTTCCAGCCGGTGCGCGCTGATGATATTCGCGATCATGAGATGCATGCAGAATATATTGAAGTGTCTGAGCAGGTCGCTGAACAGGTCCGGGCCACCCGCGCGCGCGGTGGTCGCGTGATTGCGGTAGGGACGACCAGTGTGAGAAGTCTGGAAAGTGCCTCGCAGGGCGGCGAAATTGCCGCTTTCTCCGGTGACAGCCGCATTTTTATTTACCCCGGTTACCAGTTTAAAAGCGTGGATGCGCTGTTTACCAATTTCCATTTGCCTGAGTCGACGCTGATTATGCTGGTCAGTGCACTGGCCGGGCGTGATGCCGTGATGGCGGCTTACCGGGAGGCGGTGGCAGAGCGCTACCGTTTCTTCAGCTATGGCGACGCCATGCTGGTTTTTCCTTCTCAGCAGGAGCGTGACAGTGACGAGTGA
- the tgt gene encoding tRNA guanosine(34) transglycosylase Tgt has product MSFTLSGQDGLARRGELDFPRGKVQTPAFMPVGTYGTVKGMLPRDIHEIGAEIILGNTFHLMLRPGTEVVKAHGDLHDFIGWEGPILTDSGGFQVWSLGKLRKISEEGVSFQSPVDGSKVYMDPERSMEVQRELGSDIVMIFDECTPYPATEDEARKSMELSLRWAARSKAAHAGNDAALFGIIQGGMYPNLRSESLAGLREIGFDGYAIGGLSVGEPKDEMLKVLDGLAPELPQDRPRYLMGVGKPSDILEAVMRGVDMFDCVMPTRNARNGHLFTSTGVIKIRNAVHRYSDQPLDANCDCYTCQNFSRAYLHHLDKCREILGAQLNTIHNLRYYQNHMAGIRKAIEENRLGAFADEFYASQDGRADV; this is encoded by the coding sequence ATGAGTTTTACTCTCAGTGGGCAAGATGGTTTAGCCCGCCGGGGTGAACTCGACTTCCCGCGTGGCAAGGTGCAAACGCCGGCGTTTATGCCAGTGGGCACCTACGGCACGGTCAAGGGCATGTTGCCGCGGGATATTCACGAGATTGGCGCGGAAATTATTCTCGGCAATACCTTCCACCTGATGCTGCGCCCCGGTACCGAAGTGGTGAAGGCGCATGGCGATTTGCACGACTTTATTGGCTGGGAAGGTCCGATTCTGACCGATTCAGGCGGCTTTCAGGTGTGGAGCCTGGGCAAACTGCGCAAAATCAGCGAGGAGGGTGTCTCTTTCCAGTCGCCGGTCGATGGCAGCAAGGTCTACATGGATCCGGAGCGCTCCATGGAAGTCCAGCGCGAGTTGGGCTCCGATATCGTGATGATCTTTGATGAGTGCACACCGTATCCGGCTACGGAAGACGAGGCGCGCAAGTCCATGGAGTTGTCACTGCGCTGGGCGGCACGCAGCAAAGCGGCCCACGCGGGGAATGATGCGGCGTTGTTCGGCATTATTCAGGGCGGTATGTACCCGAATTTACGCAGTGAATCGCTGGCGGGGCTGCGGGAGATTGGTTTTGATGGCTATGCCATCGGTGGCTTGTCGGTGGGAGAACCCAAAGACGAAATGCTGAAAGTGCTGGATGGGCTGGCTCCGGAGTTGCCACAGGATCGCCCCCGTTACCTGATGGGCGTGGGCAAGCCATCCGATATTCTTGAAGCGGTGATGCGCGGTGTGGATATGTTCGACTGTGTCATGCCCACGCGCAACGCCCGCAACGGTCACCTGTTTACCTCAACCGGGGTGATCAAGATTCGCAACGCGGTGCATCGCTACAGCGACCAGCCGCTGGATGCCAATTGCGACTGCTACACCTGCCAGAATTTCTCCCGCGCCTATTTGCATCATCTGGACAAGTGTCGAGAGATTCTCGGTGCCCAACTCAACACCATCCACAACCTGCGGTACTATCAGAACCACATGGCGGGCATTCGCAAGGCGATTGAAGAGAATCGCCTGGGCGCGTTCGCGGACGAGTTCTACGCAAGTCAGGATGGCAGGGCCGATGTATAA
- a CDS encoding NIF3 1, which yields MYKLVFFVPASHLEAVKNAVFAAGAGQQGEYEHCCWQTLGYGQFRPSAEAKPFIGEAGRLEIVPEYRVETLCEPSAIRDVLRALKRAHPYEEPAFDVTETVTVVL from the coding sequence ATGTATAAGCTGGTGTTTTTTGTACCCGCTTCACACCTGGAAGCGGTGAAAAATGCGGTATTTGCCGCCGGTGCCGGGCAGCAGGGTGAGTATGAGCACTGCTGCTGGCAAACGCTGGGCTATGGGCAGTTCAGGCCTTCTGCAGAGGCAAAGCCGTTTATCGGCGAAGCGGGGCGACTGGAGATTGTGCCGGAATACCGGGTGGAGACCCTCTGTGAACCCTCGGCGATTCGCGATGTGCTGAGGGCGTTGAAGCGTGCGCACCCCTATGAAGAGCCCGCTTTTGATGTCACTGAAACCGTTACGGTCGTGTTGTAA
- a CDS encoding gamma carbonic anhydrase family protein gives MLYELGDRKVALKGEGHFVADNATLIGDVVLEADVSIWFNVVIRGDTEQIYVSEGSNIQDGSILHTDRGFPMVIGKNVTVGHKVMLHGCTVGEGSLVGMNAVVLNGAKIGKRCLIGANALVTEGTEIPDGSLVMGVPAKVKRALSEDEQAALALSAEHYVQNGHRFNAELVPQTLESALAAGKE, from the coding sequence ATGTTGTATGAGCTAGGTGACCGCAAGGTTGCTCTGAAAGGTGAAGGCCATTTTGTAGCCGACAATGCGACCCTGATCGGCGATGTGGTGCTTGAGGCCGATGTTAGCATCTGGTTTAACGTGGTGATTCGCGGCGACACCGAACAGATTTACGTCAGTGAGGGCAGCAATATTCAGGATGGCAGCATCCTGCATACTGACCGCGGCTTTCCCATGGTGATCGGCAAAAACGTGACCGTGGGCCACAAGGTGATGCTGCATGGCTGTACGGTGGGCGAGGGCAGTCTGGTGGGCATGAATGCGGTGGTGCTCAACGGCGCGAAAATTGGCAAGCGCTGCCTGATTGGTGCGAACGCGCTGGTGACCGAAGGCACAGAGATTCCCGATGGTTCTCTGGTCATGGGGGTTCCCGCCAAGGTGAAGCGTGCCTTGAGCGAAGACGAGCAGGCCGCCCTGGCGTTATCGGCGGAGCATTACGTGCAAAACGGTCATCGTTTCAATGCTGAACTTGTGCCACAAACGCTTGAAAGCGCGTTGGCGGCGGGCAAGGAGTGA
- a CDS encoding DUF1289 domain-containing protein, giving the protein MSEEAAVKSPCISVCALDEEDICMGCFRSLREISDWADMDNARRREVIVLANERCKARYA; this is encoded by the coding sequence GTGAGCGAAGAAGCGGCTGTTAAATCTCCCTGTATCTCGGTGTGTGCGCTGGATGAGGAAGATATTTGCATGGGCTGCTTTCGCAGCCTGCGTGAAATCAGCGACTGGGCAGATATGGACAACGCCCGTCGCCGAGAGGTTATTGTGCTGGCGAACGAGCGCTGCAAGGCGCGCTACGCGTAA
- a CDS encoding HlyC/CorC family transporter: MNEAPLGLLFGILAALLLLSGFFSGSETGMMSLNRYRLRHKAKNGHRGAQRAARLLEQPDSLISTILIGNNLVNNLAAAIATVLAIRLYGDNAVVPASILLTLAFLIFAEIIPKTIAAYKSEMVSYTVSHVLLPLRRLLFPIIWLVSHITQFVLRITGVEKNDGSEHIGMEELRTIVGDAGHLIPKHHRGMLLNILDLERITVDDIMIPRNEVYGIDIEADTATIIEKLRDAEFTRIPVFQNDIDNVVGILHQRDIINSVDEHGRVQRDRLLKALRSPYFIPEGTPLHTQLFNFQKQKRRMGIVVDEYGVMQGIVTLEDLLEEIVGEFTSNLSTDTEDITHQSDGSFVIDGTTTIRDINKTLKWELPTDGPKTLNGLLLEKLESFPEAMVGVTIDTYRFEIMEMKGNLIQLVRAYPKKNKGKRIRA, translated from the coding sequence TTGAACGAGGCACCGCTGGGTCTGTTATTCGGCATTCTCGCCGCTTTGCTGTTGCTTTCCGGTTTTTTCTCCGGCTCCGAAACCGGGATGATGTCCCTGAACCGCTACCGCCTGCGCCACAAGGCCAAGAATGGCCATCGCGGGGCTCAGCGCGCCGCGCGCCTGCTTGAGCAGCCGGACAGCCTGATCAGCACCATTCTGATTGGCAACAATCTGGTCAACAACCTTGCCGCCGCCATCGCCACCGTACTGGCTATTCGCCTGTACGGCGACAACGCGGTGGTACCGGCGTCCATTCTGCTCACACTGGCGTTTCTGATTTTTGCAGAAATCATTCCGAAAACGATTGCCGCCTACAAGTCGGAAATGGTGTCTTACACGGTCAGTCATGTTCTGCTGCCACTGCGCCGACTGCTGTTCCCGATTATCTGGCTGGTAAGCCATATTACCCAGTTCGTACTGCGCATTACCGGCGTGGAGAAAAACGACGGCAGTGAACATATCGGCATGGAAGAACTGCGGACCATCGTCGGCGACGCCGGGCACCTGATCCCCAAGCATCACCGGGGCATGTTGCTGAACATTCTCGACCTGGAGCGCATCACCGTCGACGACATTATGATCCCGCGCAACGAGGTTTACGGCATCGACATCGAAGCCGACACCGCGACGATCATTGAAAAACTGCGAGATGCCGAATTTACCCGCATTCCGGTATTTCAGAATGACATCGACAATGTTGTCGGCATATTGCACCAACGCGACATTATCAATAGCGTGGATGAGCACGGCCGTGTTCAACGCGACCGTCTGCTCAAAGCGCTTCGCTCTCCCTACTTCATTCCGGAAGGGACACCGCTGCACACCCAGTTGTTTAACTTCCAGAAGCAAAAGCGCCGCATGGGCATTGTGGTAGACGAGTATGGCGTGATGCAGGGTATTGTGACGCTCGAAGACCTGCTGGAAGAAATTGTCGGGGAATTCACCTCGAACCTGAGCACCGACACCGAAGACATCACCCACCAGAGTGATGGTTCCTTTGTGATCGACGGCACCACCACTATTCGTGATATCAACAAAACCCTGAAATGGGAACTGCCCACCGACGGTCCGAAAACCCTTAACGGCCTGTTGCTCGAAAAACTGGAAAGCTTTCCAGAAGCCATGGTCGGTGTAACGATCGACACCTATCGCTTCGAAATTATGGAAATGAAGGGAAACCTGATTCAGTTGGTGCGCGCCTACCCGAAGAAGAACAAGGGCAAGCGCATACGCGCGTAA
- a CDS encoding cytochrome C assembly family protein, producing MNIASSLFAIFFYMLATAMLLHRLRTGNNRRLGTSALILGLFAVVAHGIAAVTAIATPEGADLGLSQLFSLLSGMICLITLTTSLRRPLHNLLLALFPLASLSIVFELLLPGKEIGEHYSAGMYSHIILSILAYSTLSIAAAQALVLAVQDRMLRQHKLRGLPNYMPPLQTMESMLFELIAMSFVLLSGAILTGILYVDNLLAQHLVHKTVFSIMAWAFLGVLIGGRLALGWRGRTAIRWTLLAFSSLLLGYVGTKIALIVFSQTAA from the coding sequence ATGAATATAGCAAGCAGTCTCTTCGCGATTTTCTTTTATATGCTGGCTACCGCCATGCTGCTGCACCGACTACGGACGGGCAATAACCGCCGCCTGGGCACCAGCGCACTGATCCTGGGCCTGTTTGCCGTTGTCGCCCATGGAATAGCTGCCGTTACGGCCATTGCCACCCCGGAGGGCGCAGACCTCGGTCTGTCTCAGCTATTTTCCCTGCTCAGCGGCATGATCTGCCTGATCACGCTGACAACCAGCCTGCGTCGCCCGCTGCATAATTTACTGCTTGCCCTGTTTCCACTGGCGTCGCTCTCTATCGTTTTCGAACTGCTGTTGCCCGGAAAAGAAATTGGCGAACACTACTCCGCCGGGATGTACAGCCATATCATTCTCTCGATTCTTGCCTACAGCACACTGAGCATCGCCGCCGCACAGGCGCTGGTGCTTGCGGTACAGGACCGCATGCTGCGCCAGCACAAGCTTCGCGGCCTGCCTAACTACATGCCGCCATTGCAAACCATGGAGAGCATGCTGTTCGAATTGATTGCGATGAGCTTTGTATTACTGAGCGGCGCTATCCTCACCGGCATCCTGTATGTAGACAATCTGCTTGCCCAGCATCTGGTGCACAAAACTGTGTTCTCCATCATGGCCTGGGCGTTTCTCGGCGTCTTGATTGGCGGTCGGCTGGCATTGGGATGGCGGGGCCGCACGGCTATCCGCTGGACCCTGCTGGCGTTCTCGTCATTACTGCTGGGCTATGTGGGCACCAAGATTGCCCTTATAGTCTTTTCTCAAACCGCGGCCTAA
- the ffh gene encoding signal recognition particle protein yields MFENLTERLSQTLRHVSGQARLSDDNIKDAMRDVRMALLEADVALPVVKDFVDAVRARAVGQEVSKSLSPGQMFIKIVQQELEHIMGDKNEALNFSTQPPAVVLMAGLQGAGKTTSVGKLAKYLKEKEKKKVLVVSADIYRPAAIKQLETLANDVGVDFFPSHTEQSAVEIGRAAVAEAKLRFYDVLIVDTAGRLHVDADMMSEIQALHGEIKPAETLFVVDAMTGQDAANTAKAFGEALPLTGVILTKADADSRGGAALSVRHITGKPIKFLGVGEKTDALDPFHPDRVASRILGMGDILSLIDEAEAKLDKQKAEKLAKKIKKGKKFDLEDLRDQLQQMQNMGGITGMLDKLPGMGNMAQMAQSQIDTKMFNRMEAIINSMTPAERRNPDILNGSRKKRIVAGSGTQIQDLNRLLKQHKQMAKMMKKMGQKGGMTNMMRGLGGMMPPGGGGRFPGM; encoded by the coding sequence ATGTTTGAAAATCTGACCGAACGTTTATCGCAGACCCTGCGCCATGTCTCCGGCCAGGCGCGTCTGAGCGACGACAATATCAAGGACGCGATGCGCGATGTGCGTATGGCGCTGCTGGAGGCAGATGTTGCGCTGCCCGTGGTCAAAGATTTCGTTGACGCCGTGCGTGCTCGGGCGGTCGGTCAGGAGGTCAGTAAGAGCCTGAGTCCGGGGCAGATGTTCATCAAGATTGTCCAGCAGGAGCTGGAACACATCATGGGTGATAAGAATGAGGCCCTGAATTTCTCGACTCAACCCCCGGCTGTTGTATTGATGGCGGGCCTGCAGGGTGCGGGTAAGACCACGTCGGTGGGCAAGCTGGCGAAATACCTCAAAGAGAAAGAAAAGAAGAAAGTCCTGGTGGTCAGCGCCGATATTTACCGTCCGGCGGCGATCAAACAGCTGGAAACCCTCGCCAATGACGTGGGGGTGGATTTCTTCCCGAGTCATACCGAGCAGTCGGCTGTCGAGATCGGTCGCGCTGCAGTCGCCGAGGCCAAGCTCCGTTTCTACGATGTGCTGATTGTTGATACCGCCGGCCGACTGCATGTCGATGCCGATATGATGAGCGAGATTCAGGCGCTGCACGGCGAAATCAAGCCTGCGGAAACGCTGTTTGTCGTCGATGCCATGACCGGTCAGGATGCCGCCAATACCGCCAAGGCATTTGGTGAGGCGCTGCCGCTGACCGGGGTGATCTTGACCAAGGCTGATGCGGACAGCCGCGGCGGTGCCGCGCTGTCTGTGCGCCACATCACCGGCAAGCCGATCAAATTCCTGGGTGTTGGTGAAAAGACTGATGCGCTGGATCCCTTTCATCCCGACCGCGTTGCCTCGCGGATTCTGGGGATGGGCGACATTCTGTCGCTGATTGATGAAGCGGAAGCTAAGCTCGACAAGCAGAAAGCCGAGAAGTTGGCGAAGAAGATAAAGAAAGGCAAGAAATTTGACCTTGAAGATCTGCGCGATCAGCTTCAGCAGATGCAGAACATGGGTGGTATCACCGGTATGCTCGATAAGTTGCCGGGGATGGGTAATATGGCGCAAATGGCGCAGAGCCAGATCGACACCAAAATGTTCAATCGTATGGAAGCTATTATTAATTCCATGACGCCTGCCGAACGCCGCAACCCCGATATTCTCAACGGTTCGCGTAAAAAACGCATTGTGGCCGGGTCGGGTACGCAAATTCAGGATTTGAACCGCTTGCTCAAACAGCACAAACAGATGGCCAAAATGATGAAAAAAATGGGCCAGAAGGGCGGTATGACCAACATGATGCGCGGTCTTGGCGGCATGATGCCCCCTGGCGGCGGAGGTCGTTTCCCGGGTATGTAA